The following are from one region of the Sandaracinus amylolyticus genome:
- a CDS encoding AAA family ATPase, which translates to MSRKTMRLWLVSHEDGRKSGYAMRSWDSLFDQPVPSAYGATEAEVRAAIERTLAARIASGEDTIDRYLWDETFHVSSVVVDVAPLSFVEKQPVVGSRTIPLRIRYAWSRVESGAIRVMLPRLGLWLLLEDLEGARAAIQHVVAGGLLGAAGRALYELREEPDEVVREWDPELSTQTVSADDAETHLAPPTLRAIAEDLTARATAGGLPQLVGDDPAFDATISELDRDRPPSLLLVGGEGVGKTSFVQRFAKRLAAQRRGGNKRGRPRLWSTSRDRILAGMTYLGMWQERCLSLVEELASGGDLLHVDRLLALLERQHDGSSIAEVLGPAIVAGEIRVVAECTESELEECRRRAGALVDAFRVVRIDEPARDAMPAFLSLYQQRIRGPAFHPEAWKRLVRHLDAYQRHQRFPGKGVRFLDWMSRHTAATESTATRVYPSDVSRAFARFSGLPLELLDDDVAFGSAKIADALRARVIGQDEACATAARVLARFKAGMNDPERPLGSLLFVGSTGVGKTELAKQIARFLFGSEDRMIRVDMSEYLAPGSAPRLLASSPGATSLADRVRKEPLSLVLLDEIEKAHPEVFDLLLGVLGEGRLTDSLGRLVDFRMSLVVMTSNLGASEPVAPGFGAALEPDFERAVRGAFRPELFNRIDRVVRFRNLAHDDLLRIVDLELASAAKRTGLVRRAITLDVDAAARVRLAELGWHRARGARPLRRVIEERVVTPIAVILAGAPELRDRAVRVRAEHGEITVLLGAP; encoded by the coding sequence ATGAGCCGCAAGACGATGCGCCTCTGGCTCGTGTCGCACGAGGACGGTCGCAAGAGCGGCTACGCGATGCGCAGCTGGGACAGCTTGTTCGATCAGCCGGTCCCGAGCGCGTACGGCGCGACCGAGGCCGAGGTGCGCGCGGCGATCGAGCGCACGCTCGCCGCGCGCATCGCGTCGGGCGAGGACACGATCGATCGCTACCTCTGGGACGAGACCTTCCACGTGAGCTCGGTGGTGGTCGACGTCGCGCCGCTCTCGTTCGTCGAGAAGCAGCCGGTCGTCGGCTCGCGCACGATCCCGCTGCGCATCCGCTACGCGTGGAGCCGCGTGGAGAGCGGCGCGATCCGCGTGATGCTGCCGCGCCTCGGGCTCTGGCTGCTGCTCGAGGATCTCGAGGGCGCGCGCGCCGCGATCCAGCACGTCGTCGCCGGAGGCCTGCTCGGCGCGGCAGGTCGCGCGCTCTACGAGCTGCGCGAAGAGCCCGACGAGGTCGTGCGCGAGTGGGACCCCGAGCTCTCGACCCAGACCGTCTCCGCCGACGACGCCGAGACGCACCTCGCGCCGCCCACGCTCCGCGCGATCGCCGAGGATCTCACCGCGCGCGCGACCGCCGGCGGCTTGCCCCAGCTCGTCGGCGACGATCCCGCGTTCGACGCGACGATCTCCGAGCTCGATCGCGACCGCCCGCCCTCGCTGCTGCTCGTCGGCGGCGAAGGCGTCGGCAAGACGTCGTTCGTGCAGCGCTTCGCGAAGCGCCTCGCGGCCCAGCGCCGCGGCGGCAACAAGCGCGGTCGCCCGCGCCTCTGGTCCACGTCGCGCGACCGCATCCTCGCCGGCATGACGTACCTCGGCATGTGGCAGGAGCGCTGTCTCTCGCTCGTCGAGGAGCTCGCGAGCGGCGGCGATCTGCTGCACGTCGATCGCCTGCTCGCGCTCCTCGAGCGACAGCACGACGGATCGAGCATCGCGGAGGTCCTCGGTCCCGCGATCGTCGCCGGTGAGATCCGCGTGGTCGCGGAGTGCACCGAGAGCGAGCTCGAGGAGTGCCGCCGTCGCGCCGGCGCGCTGGTCGACGCGTTCCGCGTGGTGCGCATCGACGAGCCGGCGCGCGACGCGATGCCCGCATTCCTCTCGCTCTACCAGCAGCGCATCCGCGGCCCCGCGTTCCATCCCGAGGCGTGGAAGCGCCTGGTGCGTCACCTCGACGCGTACCAGCGCCACCAGCGCTTCCCGGGCAAGGGCGTGCGCTTCCTCGACTGGATGTCGCGACACACCGCGGCGACCGAGAGCACCGCGACGCGCGTCTACCCGAGCGACGTCTCGCGCGCGTTCGCGCGCTTCTCCGGCCTGCCGCTCGAGCTGCTCGACGACGACGTCGCGTTCGGCTCCGCGAAGATCGCCGATGCACTGCGCGCGCGCGTGATCGGTCAGGACGAGGCGTGCGCCACCGCGGCGCGCGTCCTCGCGCGCTTCAAGGCGGGCATGAACGATCCCGAGCGCCCGCTGGGATCGCTGCTCTTCGTCGGATCCACCGGGGTCGGGAAGACGGAGCTCGCGAAGCAGATCGCGCGATTCCTCTTCGGCTCCGAGGACCGGATGATCCGCGTCGACATGAGCGAGTACCTCGCGCCGGGCTCGGCGCCGCGGCTGCTCGCGTCGAGCCCCGGCGCGACGAGCCTCGCCGATCGCGTGCGAAAGGAGCCGCTCTCGCTCGTCCTGCTCGACGAGATCGAGAAGGCGCACCCCGAGGTGTTCGACCTGCTGCTCGGCGTGCTCGGAGAAGGTCGTCTCACCGACTCGCTCGGCCGTCTCGTCGACTTCCGCATGAGCCTCGTGGTGATGACGTCGAACCTCGGCGCGTCCGAGCCCGTCGCGCCGGGCTTCGGCGCGGCGCTCGAGCCCGACTTCGAGCGCGCGGTGCGCGGCGCGTTCCGCCCCGAGCTCTTCAATCGCATCGATCGCGTCGTGCGCTTCCGGAACCTCGCGCACGACGATCTGCTGCGCATCGTCGATCTCGAGCTCGCGTCGGCGGCGAAGCGCACCGGCCTGGTGCGGCGCGCGATCACGCTCGACGTCGACGCGGCGGCGCGCGTCCGTCTCGCCGAGCTCGGTTGGCATCGCGCGCGCGGTGCGCGCCCGCTCCGTCGCGTGATCGAGGAGCGCGTGGTCACGCCGATCGCGGTGATCCTCGCAGGCGCGCCGGAGCTCCGTGATCGCGCGGTGCGCGTGCGCGCCGAGCACGGTGAGATCACCGTGCTGCTCGGCGCGCCCTGA
- a CDS encoding AAA family ATPase yields the protein MSHRLSFRVAVYQVCTGAQWEWTTLGTSPHVVTRSGASAVRAQQALVERLRAVLEGLPPLELARFEPARGLELRRVRLELSLDGERLGRRAHIGAHPLVLEPRWATPEHRVTLVYHPLRQHEWFALDPERPLEDQARVFFASRWADLSDEELEVLTTDGKDSITSMSFSTKVTSLLDGIPERERDPFADLDLDSMVDARGKKKRGGLRVLPRIGTNLTVRAAEGTLATGMPRSPHREQLQRLLCAPRKQSTLVVGAPGVGKSTLVDRAIVDLLDAEGWSAHRNLDRVTEVWSISARRTIAGMSHLGEWEKRCMEVLADCRARPVVLRVEDLHTFGRAGRHTGSDRSFADVFRGPLARGEIVMIGEVTPEQLQRLEDDAPGFAELFQRVLVHEPPVDVVLRMMFHEARRLEHERRVRFAPLAYRAILDLGGGLSPGRAFPGKALDLLRAVGRAPERPDDPPRAVGPADVVAELARRTGLPASLVQPDAPLDPADVEAFFARDVMGQPAAVRAAVDLAMRIRAGLVDPRRPYGVYLLTGPTGTGKTELARAIARWLYGGEQRLVRIDMGELGHPGAVARLIGDAWDPEGMLTRRVREQPFCVVLLDEIEKAHPAVLQLLLQLLDEGRLTDAAGITADFTHTVVLMTSNLGGRSGAAIGFDPSVQGQRLDVLRAVREFFPPELFNRIDRVVPFDPLSLEVAERVAEKELSKLLARRGLAERGVYVFANERAVTRIAHEAFDVQGGARSVKRWLEDRVGSLLAEEIAGGPRGRMRIVRLASDASGFSARTDPLVEADPVLAEHPMAALLDRPAIELEPLLPDVLDEVHTIEERGLLEERTAQLMQRRRALSGEARAELDEVLHAVERVRDRLAALRIRLEGSTASEEDRWDRYEDEHDLAAPSARATKSRRRHHDQPGKSGDSRVRERVAERALDRAGMLEVITERDLLRRAVLRADDPRQHTVAIELLRVGRARRERSASLLSALLGVYLAPPTDHATISALVHDAPRTVQPTEAQGADHVIVVASGLCILDRLEEESGCHVWHSLGGHSEVVRVSITPVRAGTDPRVLLRDHLDTRRAFEHALEAGISPLPPDPAALLPVVRVLRFDPPVRTGESALAEIEDLRLAWAASFEARDMITALARALPIRASREEVAR from the coding sequence GTGAGCCATCGCCTCTCGTTCCGCGTCGCGGTCTATCAGGTGTGCACCGGCGCGCAGTGGGAGTGGACGACGCTCGGCACCTCGCCGCACGTCGTGACGCGCTCGGGCGCATCCGCAGTGCGCGCGCAGCAGGCGCTCGTCGAGCGTCTGCGCGCGGTGCTCGAGGGCCTTCCGCCGCTGGAGCTCGCGCGCTTCGAGCCGGCGCGTGGTCTCGAGCTGCGCCGCGTCCGACTCGAGCTCTCGTTGGACGGCGAGCGGCTCGGGCGTCGCGCGCACATCGGAGCGCACCCGCTCGTGCTCGAGCCGCGATGGGCCACGCCCGAGCATCGCGTGACGCTCGTCTATCACCCGCTCCGCCAGCACGAGTGGTTCGCGCTCGATCCCGAGCGGCCGCTCGAAGATCAGGCGAGGGTCTTCTTCGCGTCGCGCTGGGCCGATCTGAGCGACGAAGAGCTCGAGGTGCTCACCACCGACGGCAAGGACTCGATCACCTCGATGTCGTTCTCGACGAAGGTGACGTCGCTGCTCGACGGGATCCCCGAGCGCGAGCGCGATCCCTTCGCCGATCTCGATCTCGACTCGATGGTCGACGCCCGCGGCAAGAAGAAGCGCGGCGGGCTGCGCGTGCTCCCGCGCATCGGCACCAACCTCACCGTGCGGGCGGCAGAAGGCACGCTCGCGACCGGCATGCCGCGCTCGCCGCACCGCGAGCAGCTGCAGCGCCTGCTCTGCGCGCCCCGCAAGCAGTCGACGCTCGTCGTCGGCGCGCCGGGCGTCGGCAAGAGCACGCTCGTCGATCGTGCGATCGTCGATCTGCTCGACGCGGAAGGCTGGTCCGCGCACCGCAACCTCGATCGCGTCACCGAGGTCTGGTCGATCTCCGCGCGCCGCACGATCGCGGGCATGTCGCACCTCGGCGAGTGGGAGAAGCGCTGCATGGAGGTGCTCGCGGACTGCCGCGCGCGCCCCGTCGTGCTGCGCGTCGAGGACCTGCACACGTTCGGTCGCGCGGGGCGTCACACCGGCAGCGATCGCAGCTTCGCCGACGTGTTCCGGGGCCCGCTCGCGCGCGGCGAGATCGTGATGATCGGCGAGGTCACACCCGAGCAGCTGCAGCGGCTCGAGGACGACGCGCCGGGCTTCGCCGAGCTCTTCCAGCGCGTGCTGGTGCACGAGCCGCCGGTCGATGTCGTGCTGCGCATGATGTTCCACGAGGCGCGTCGCCTCGAGCACGAGCGCCGCGTGCGCTTCGCGCCGCTCGCGTACCGCGCGATCCTCGATCTCGGCGGTGGGCTCTCGCCGGGGCGCGCATTCCCGGGCAAGGCGCTCGACCTGCTGCGCGCGGTCGGTCGCGCCCCCGAGCGCCCCGACGATCCGCCGCGCGCGGTCGGACCCGCCGACGTCGTCGCCGAGCTCGCGCGCCGCACCGGGCTGCCCGCGTCGCTGGTGCAGCCCGACGCGCCGCTCGATCCCGCCGACGTCGAAGCGTTCTTCGCGCGCGACGTGATGGGCCAGCCCGCCGCGGTGCGCGCCGCGGTCGATCTCGCGATGCGGATCCGCGCGGGCCTGGTCGATCCGCGCCGGCCCTACGGCGTCTACCTGCTCACCGGCCCGACCGGCACCGGCAAGACCGAGCTCGCGCGCGCGATCGCGCGCTGGCTCTACGGCGGCGAGCAGCGCCTCGTGCGCATCGACATGGGCGAGCTCGGACACCCCGGCGCGGTCGCACGTTTGATCGGCGACGCCTGGGATCCCGAGGGCATGCTCACGCGGCGGGTGCGCGAGCAGCCCTTCTGCGTGGTGCTGCTCGACGAGATCGAGAAGGCGCACCCCGCGGTGCTGCAGCTCCTCTTGCAGCTGCTCGACGAAGGTCGCCTCACCGACGCCGCGGGCATCACCGCGGACTTCACGCACACCGTCGTGCTGATGACGTCGAACCTCGGCGGGCGCAGCGGCGCCGCGATCGGGTTCGATCCCTCGGTGCAGGGGCAGCGCCTCGACGTGCTGCGCGCGGTGCGCGAGTTCTTCCCGCCCGAGCTCTTCAACCGCATCGATCGCGTCGTTCCGTTCGATCCCCTCTCGCTCGAGGTCGCGGAGCGCGTCGCGGAGAAGGAGCTCTCGAAGCTGCTCGCACGTCGCGGCCTCGCGGAGCGCGGCGTCTACGTGTTCGCGAACGAGCGCGCGGTGACGCGCATCGCGCACGAGGCGTTCGACGTCCAAGGCGGCGCGCGCTCGGTGAAGCGGTGGCTCGAGGATCGCGTGGGCTCTCTGCTCGCCGAGGAGATCGCGGGCGGGCCGCGGGGGCGCATGCGCATCGTGCGCCTCGCGTCGGACGCGAGCGGGTTCAGCGCGCGCACCGATCCGCTGGTCGAGGCCGATCCCGTGCTCGCCGAGCACCCGATGGCCGCGCTGCTCGATCGTCCGGCGATCGAGCTCGAGCCGCTGCTCCCCGACGTGCTCGACGAGGTGCACACCATCGAAGAGCGCGGCCTGCTCGAGGAGCGCACCGCGCAGCTCATGCAGCGACGCCGCGCGCTCTCGGGCGAGGCGCGCGCGGAGCTCGACGAGGTGCTGCACGCGGTCGAGCGGGTGCGCGATCGGCTCGCCGCGCTGCGCATCCGCCTCGAGGGCTCCACCGCGTCCGAAGAGGATCGCTGGGATCGATACGAGGACGAGCACGACCTCGCCGCGCCCAGCGCGCGCGCGACGAAGTCGCGACGTCGCCATCACGATCAGCCGGGCAAGAGCGGCGACTCCCGGGTCCGCGAGCGAGTGGCCGAGCGCGCCCTCGATCGCGCGGGCATGCTCGAGGTGATCACCGAGCGCGATCTGCTGCGCCGCGCGGTCCTTCGCGCCGACGATCCCCGCCAGCACACCGTCGCGATCGAGCTGCTGCGGGTCGGCCGCGCGCGGCGCGAGCGCAGCGCGAGCCTGCTCTCCGCGCTGCTCGGCGTGTACCTCGCGCCACCCACCGATCACGCGACCATCTCCGCGCTGGTGCACGACGCGCCACGCACGGTGCAGCCCACCGAAGCGCAGGGCGCCGATCACGTGATCGTCGTCGCGAGCGGTCTGTGCATCCTCGATCGCCTCGAGGAAGAGAGCGGCTGCCACGTCTGGCACTCGCTCGGTGGGCACTCCGAGGTGGTGCGCGTCTCCATCACGCCGGTGCGCGCCGGCACCGATCCTCGGGTCCTGCTCCGCGATCACCTCGATACGCGGCGCGCGTTCGAGCACGCGCTCGAGGCGGGGATCTCGCCCTTGCCGCCCGATCCCGCCGCGCTCCTGCCGGTCGTGCGCGTGCTCCGCTTCGATCCCCCGGTGCGTACCGGCGAGAGCGCGCTCGCCGAGATCGAGGATCTGCGCCTCGCGTGGGCCGCGTCGTTCGAAGCGCGCGACATGATCACCGCGCTCGCACGCGCGCTCCCGATCCGCGCGAGCCGCGAAGAGGTGGCCCGATGA